Proteins found in one Betaproteobacteria bacterium genomic segment:
- a CDS encoding DUF3391 domain-containing protein — MAQESLEVLAQDLRPGMFVEDLDRPWLDTPFLIQGFLLDDAGDIETLQQLCHHVYVDPLRSIIPVPRRASGEGAGVPGTPTRRPVEMARTAPHGAHTSPAPARGRAPVTDDDRASSDLPDAADRIKITSPRPRAAIAGVSPADWRPAAPAMASDPDAGTGFNPLSRLKGLFDGIASTWRGSRMPAVPLPEVDEIPVQRPDPFLAPPGVKLIIYPDQRPVREELPRAEKSFTRARETLDRLAQDMRTGTHVDVAGVDDVVNDMVDSMIANPDALMWIARMRQQHSDVYSHGVQVGVYLLALGRHLGFPKAQLGHLGTMGMLLDLGKTALPRTLLEKPGRLTDEEFELMKRHVDYGLEVVSSGPKALHPDIIEGIAQHHERLNGLGYPKGLRGDEIGVYGRMAGIADCFAALTSPRPYAETLSVSDAMMRLYKWGGEHFSQPLVEKLVQGIGVFPVGSLVELSSGEVAVVIRHNRVRRLQPAVLVIAGADKQPLQRFRTLDLLHDTNLPAGARIQVRRGLPAGAYGLDTSACYLSAA, encoded by the coding sequence ATGGCACAGGAAAGCTTGGAAGTACTCGCCCAGGATCTGCGTCCGGGAATGTTCGTCGAGGACCTCGACCGTCCCTGGCTCGACACGCCCTTCCTGATCCAGGGGTTCCTGCTGGACGACGCTGGCGACATCGAGACCCTGCAGCAGCTTTGCCATCACGTATATGTCGACCCGTTGCGTTCCATCATCCCGGTCCCGCGGCGCGCTTCCGGCGAGGGGGCGGGTGTGCCGGGCACACCGACCAGGCGGCCCGTCGAGATGGCGAGGACGGCGCCGCACGGTGCGCACACGAGCCCGGCTCCGGCCCGAGGGCGAGCGCCCGTCACCGACGATGACCGGGCTTCGTCGGACCTGCCGGACGCAGCGGACAGGATCAAGATCACATCGCCCCGCCCGCGCGCCGCCATCGCGGGCGTTTCTCCGGCAGATTGGCGCCCCGCCGCTCCCGCCATGGCGTCCGACCCGGACGCGGGCACAGGTTTCAATCCGCTGTCCAGGCTCAAAGGGCTCTTCGACGGCATCGCCAGCACCTGGCGCGGGTCACGCATGCCGGCCGTGCCGCTGCCGGAGGTCGACGAGATACCCGTGCAGCGACCCGATCCTTTTCTCGCGCCCCCCGGGGTCAAGCTCATCATCTACCCCGATCAGCGTCCGGTGCGCGAAGAACTGCCGCGCGCCGAGAAGTCCTTCACGCGCGCCCGGGAGACGCTGGATCGACTCGCCCAGGACATGCGCACGGGGACGCACGTCGACGTGGCGGGTGTCGACGATGTCGTCAACGACATGGTCGACAGCATGATCGCCAATCCGGACGCGCTGATGTGGATCGCACGCATGCGCCAGCAGCACAGCGATGTCTATTCGCACGGCGTCCAGGTCGGCGTCTACCTGCTCGCGCTCGGACGGCATCTCGGCTTCCCGAAGGCGCAGCTCGGCCATCTGGGCACCATGGGCATGCTGCTGGACCTCGGCAAGACCGCGCTTCCCCGCACCCTGCTGGAGAAGCCGGGACGGCTGACGGACGAGGAGTTCGAGCTCATGAAGCGCCACGTCGATTACGGGCTGGAGGTCGTCTCCTCGGGGCCGAAGGCGCTGCATCCCGACATCATCGAAGGCATCGCGCAGCATCACGAACGCCTCAATGGCCTCGGTTATCCGAAGGGACTGCGCGGCGACGAGATCGGCGTCTACGGGCGCATGGCCGGCATCGCCGACTGCTTCGCCGCACTCACCTCGCCGCGTCCCTACGCCGAGACGCTGTCCGTGAGCGACGCCATGATGCGCCTGTACAAATGGGGCGGAGAGCATTTCTCCCAGCCTCTGGTCGAGAAGCTGGTGCAGGGAATCGGCGTCTTCCCGGTCGGCTCGCTCGTGGAACTCTCGTCGGGCGAAGTGGCGGTGGTGATACGCCACAACCGCGTGCGCCGCCTGCAGCCGGCGGTGCTGGTCATCGCCGGGGCGGACAAGCAGCCCCTGCAGCGGTTTCGCACGCTCGACCTTCTGCACGACACGAACCTGCCGGCCGGTGCCCGCATCCAGGTGCGGCGCGGCCTGCCGGCTGGCGCCTACGGCCTCGACACCAGCGCGTGCTATCTGAGCGCGGC